The following are encoded together in the Triticum dicoccoides isolate Atlit2015 ecotype Zavitan chromosome 6B, WEW_v2.0, whole genome shotgun sequence genome:
- the LOC119321058 gene encoding pollen receptor-like kinase 5 codes for MARLRPPGHLRLAFYVAVVVGVGLCAPAAVLVAAIVGDKTEGEVLVAFRDKLRASDGSPPGPLRSWGTPGPCHGNHSSWYGVSCHGNGSVQGLQLERLGLAGGAPDVGSLAVLPGLRVISLADNALTGPFPNVSTLGVLKMLYLSRNRFSGEIPADTFLPMRGLRKLHLHRNDFSGRVPSSITSPRLLELTLANNRFEGQLPDFSQPELRFVDVSNNNLSGPIPAGLGRFNATMFRGNKFLCGKPTDVVCESASSPAGGMSTFMRIVILLIILGVLLAAAGIAMGVLGRRRRRRRRAKRTDGCVTLPNGEVTPSNPVLDTAPAVSISQATVIAPAAASTSGGPAKRGGRRDEHGRLVFIQESRVRFEIEDLLRASAEVLGSGNFGSSYKATLQEGPEVVVKRFKDMNGVGREDFSEHMRRLGRLSHPNLVPLVAYLYKKEEKLLITDFVINGSLAQLLHGNRGSMLDWRKRLRIVKGAARGLAHLYEELPMLSVPHGHLKSSNVLLDGTFQPALSDYALVPVLTATHAAQVMMAYKAPECVGSHGKPSRKSDVWSLGILTLEVLTGKFPACRQGRQGTSDLAGWVNSVITEERTGEVFDKDMSGGKGNEEEMLKLLQVALTCCEADIDKRLDLKSALAGIEEIREPEPESSSTLTGEGESKS; via the exons ATGGCGCGGCTGCGGCCGCCCGgacacctccgcctcgccttctacgtcgccgtcgtcgtcggtgTCGGCCTCTGCGCCCCCGCCGCCGTCCTCGTCGCGGCGATCGTCGGGGACAAGACGGAAGGCGAGGTGCTGGTGGCGTTCCGCGACAAGCTGCGGGCTTCGGACGGCTCGCCGCCGGGGCCGCTGCGGTCGTGGGGCACGCCGGGCCCGTGCCACGGCAACCATTCCTCCTGGTACGGCGTCTCCTGCCACGGCAACGGCAGCGTGCAGGGCCTGCAGCTGGAGCGCCTCGGCCTGGCCGGCGGCGCGCCGGACGTCGGCTCGCTGGCCGTGCTCCCGGGCCTCCGCGTCATCAGCCTGGCCGACAACGCGCTCACGGGCCCCTTCCCCAACGTGTCGACGCTGGGCGTGCTCAAGATGCTCTACCTCTCCCGGAACCgcttctccggcgagatcccggcCGACACGTTCCTGCCCATGCGGGGGCTCCGGAAGCTGCACCTCCACCGGAACGACTTCTCCGGCCGCGTCCCCAGCTCCATCACGTCGCCGCGGCTGCTGGAGCTGACCCTCGCCAACAACCGCTTTGAAGGCCAGCTCCCGGACTTCTCCCAGCCGGAGCTCAGGTTCGTCGACGTCTCCAACAACAACCTCTCCGGCCCCATCCCCGCCGGCCTCGGCCGCTTCAACGCCACCATGTTCCGAG GCAACAAATTCCTGTGTGGCAAGCCAACGGACGTGGTCTGCGAATCCGCGTCGTCGCCCGCCGGCGGCATGTCCACCTTCATGAGGATTGTCATTTTGCTCATCATCCTCGGTGTGCTGCTCGCCGCCGCGGGCATTGCCATGGGCGTCCTGGGCCGCCGGCGTCGTCGGCGGCGACGCGCGAAGCGGACTGACGGCTGCGTGACCCTCCCCAATGGCGAGGTGACGCCGTCCAACCCGGTCCTGGACACCGCGCCGGCCGTCTCCATCAGCCAGGCTACCGTCATCGCCCCCGCGGCCGCGTCCACGTCGGGCGGCCCGGCAAAGCGCGGGGGGCGGCGCGACGAGCACGGGCGGCTGGTGTTCATCCAGGAGAGCCGCGTGAGGTTCGAGATCGAGGACCTGCTCCGGGCGTCGGCGGAGGTGCTGGGCAGCGGCAACTTCGGGTCGTCGTACAAGGCGACGCTCCAGGAAGGCCCCGAGGTGGTGGTGAAGCGGTTCAAGGACATGAACGgcgtcggccgcgaggacttctcgGAGCACATgcgccgcctcggccgcctctcCCACCCCAACCTCGTCCCCCTCGTCGCCTACCTCTACAAGAAAGAAGAGAAGCTCCTCATCACCGATTTCGTGATCAATGGCAGCCTCGCCCAGCTCCTCCACG GGAATCGTGGATCGATGTTGGACTGGAGGAAGAGGCTTCGGATCGTCAAGGGGGCGGCGCGTGGGCTGGCGCACCTGTACGAAGAGCTGCCGATGCTGTCGGTGCCGCACGGGCACCTCAAGTCGTCCAACGTGCTGCTCGACGGCACGTTCCAGCCGGCGCTCTCCGACTACGCGCTGGTCCCGGTGCTGACGGCGACGCACGCGGCGCAGGTGATGATGGCGTACAAGGCGCCCGAGTGCGTGGGGTCGCACGGGAAGCCGTCCAGGAAGAGCGACGTGTGGAGCCTCGGGATCCTCACCCTCGAGGTGCTCACCGGCAAGTTCCCGGCCTGTCGGCAGGGGCGGCAGGGCACCAGCGACCTCGCCGGGTGGGTGAACTCCGTCATCACGGAGGAGCGCACCGGCGAGGTGTTCGACAAGGACATGTCCGGCGGCAAGGGCAACGAGGAGGAGATGCTCAAGCTCCTCCAGGTGGCGCTCACCTGCTGCGAGGCGGACATCGACAAGAGGTTGGACCTCAAGTCGGCCCTCGCGGGCATCGAGGAAATCAGGGAGCCGGAGCCTGAATCCTCGTCGACGTTGACGGGCGAGGGAGAATCGAAATCATAA
- the LOC119324323 gene encoding trihelix transcription factor ASR3-like, producing MDPRGGDFPCIVQALPSVDPNEAASDSPCIVQALAASPSPSPSKALALTPAARDQPPPAFKSSRPPSPRRTRSGRAPEWTAAETLALVAAVAAVDDDGWARSVSAFQKWAIVAENIAFSDAGGAPSRRRGRAAGECKRRWEALVAEYGAVRRWEGRTGGSYWRMSAAARRKAGLPAEFDAEVYGIMDALIRVDEALLGGAGGGGGDEGLVSANGGAGDTAEVGEEKGGDAGVEEEEEADGDGSEEEMRVDDENAANASDDLGCEMETDNEPKKSQANAWELANRLNENAQHIHMILSGDADEDGGHHNAPAYAVSPDAMETTRQKADELIKSLGGLVSYLNQFTDLIKENGIEDVVGVN from the exons ATGGATCCCCGCGGCGGCGACTTCCCGTGCATCGTCCAAGCCCTACCCTCCGTGGATCCGAACGAAGCCGCCTCCGACTCGCCCTGCATCGTCCAGGCCCTAGCGGCGTCCCCCTCGCCGTCCCCTTCCAAAGCCCTCGCCCTCACGCCCGCGGCCAGAgaccagccgccgcccgccttcaAATCCTCCAGGCCCCCGAGCCCCCGCCGCACGCGCTCCGGCCGCGCGCCCGAGTGGACCGCCGCCGAGACCCtcgcgctcgtcgccgccgtcgccgccgtggaCGACGACGGCTGGGCCCGCTCCGTCTCCGCCTTCCAGAAGTGGGCCATCGTCGCCGAGAACATTGCCTTCTCCGATGCCGGTGGGGCGCCCTCGAGGCGCAGGGGGAGGGCGGCCGGCGAGTGCAAGCGGAGGTGGGAGGCGCTCGTGGCGGAGTACGGGGCGGTGCGCCGCTGGGAGGGGCGGACCGGGGGGAGTTACTGGCGCATGAGCGCCGCGGCCAGGAGGAAGGCCGGGCTCCCCGCGGAGTTCGACGCCGAGGTGTATGGCATCATGGACGCGCTGATCCGGGTCGACGAGGCGCTCCTTGGCGGCGCCGGGGGAGGAGGGGGCGACGAGGGCTTGGTCAGTGCTAATGGTGGTGCTGGTGATACTGCTGAGGTGGGAGAGGAAAAGGGTGGCGATGCTGGggttgaagaagaggaggaggcggaTGGTGACGGGAGTGAGGAGGAGATGCGGGTGGATGATGAAAATGCTGCGAATGCTTCTGATGATTTGG GGTGTGAGATGGAGACCGACAACGAACCAAAGAAAAGCCAAGCCAACGCATGGGAGTTAGCCAACAGGCTAAACGAGAACGCTCAGCATATTCATATGATACTAAGTGGAGACGCTGATGAAGATGGTGGCCACCACAATGCTCCTGCCTATGCCGTCTCACCTGATGCAATGGAGACCACTCGGCAGAAAGCCGACGAGCTGATCAAGTCGCTAGGTGGGCTCGTGAGCTACTTGAACCAGTTCACCGATCTGATCAAGGAAAACGGGATCGAGGATGTCGTCGGTGTGAACTGA